The Glycine soja cultivar W05 chromosome 3, ASM419377v2, whole genome shotgun sequence genome window below encodes:
- the LOC114405133 gene encoding uncharacterized protein LOC114405133 produces MRCKKHLPDLTSTIGVCASCLRERLQPLLAAQAQAQSQAQSERSTTNSNVDNNHRRRKPKPKPEENPPPLNFPRSVSPYVTHRKSDYDRLRDRLFYSTPQVSGAACDGGTALEKRRHGGRFWILSNLFRARSNKTESSHEPREDPTGPHPPQSWFSTILYARRHHDVRSPRADRGLSPSTAENFTQFSADSAQDRSDSGNSSETSPAKQNPTPVTGHRRSRMGPTGKGFTSMAFCLNPLVRAGPNRHWSHHNKGLAQEQGGGGAHHISNAASFCANRSRKLADFGRGAHNR; encoded by the coding sequence ATGAGGTGTAAGAAACACTTACCGGACCTCACCAGCACCATCGGCGTGTGCGCTTCGTGCCTCCGCGAACGCCTCCAGCCTCTCCTCGCAGCCCAGGCCCAAGCCCAATCCCAGGCCCAATCAGAACGTTCCACCACCAATTCCAACGTGGATAATAATCATCGTCGAAGAAAGCCCAAGCCCAAGCCCGAAGAAAACCCTCCGCCGCTCAATTTCCCGCGCTCGGTGTCTCCCTACGTGACTCACCGGAAATCCGACTACGACCGCCTCCGGGATAGGCTGTTCTACAGCACGCCGCAGGTGAGCGGCGCCGCCTGCGACGGCGGAACTGCTTTGGAGAAGCGGAGGCACGGCGGAAGGTTCTGGATCCTCTCGAACTTATTCCGAGCCAGATCGAACAAGACCGAATCTTCGCACGAACCGCGTGAGGATCCGACGGGTCCTCATCCGCCACAGTCATGGTTTTCGACAATCCTCTATGCGCGCCGGCACCACGACGTGCGGTCCCCGCGCGCGGATCGAGGATTATCGCCATCAACAGCGGAAAATTTCACCCAATTCTCCGCTGACTCAGCGCAAGACCGATCGGACTCGGGAAATTCGTCGGAAACTTCGCCGGCGAAACAGAATCCGACGCCGGTGACGGGGCACCGGCGATCGCGGATGGGACCCACAGGAAAAGGATTCACGAGCATGGCGTTTTGTCTGAATCCGTTGGTTCGGGCGGGTCCGAACCGGCATTGGAGCCATCATAATAAAGGGTTGGCGCAGGAACAGGGCGGGGGTGGGGCCCACCACATATCCAATGCGGCGTCGTTTTGCGCGAACCGGTCGCGGAAGCTTGCGGATTTCGGAAGGGGCGCGCACAACCGTTGA